The following coding sequences lie in one Anas acuta chromosome 17, bAnaAcu1.1, whole genome shotgun sequence genomic window:
- the COMT gene encoding catechol O-methyltransferase, whose amino-acid sequence MLESSSVPLFIVFVLLFILLLSVVFIRRNGTAALIWNEIIREKITNFIMNQSKEQRILNFVLQNAVRGDPCSVIDAIDTYCSQKEWAMNVGNEKGLILDKTVEEINPSVALELGTYCGYSAVRIARLLKAGARLLTVEFNPEFAAIAKQMIEFAGVQDKVTLIEGPSEEIIPQLKKKYEVDTLDFVFVDHWKDKYTPDTILLQECSLLRKGSVLLADNIIVPGAPEFVNYIRNNPRFQCTNYPSHLEYMKVQDAMEKAVFLG is encoded by the exons aTGCTGGAGAGCTCTTCAGTCCCTTTGTTCATTGTCTTCgtcctgcttttcattttgctgctttctgtggtGTTCATCAGGAGAAACGGCACTGCTGCCCTTATCTGGAATGAAATAATCCGGGAGAAAATAACCAATTTCATCATGAACCAGAGCAAAGAACAGAGGATTTTAAATTTTGTGCTACAGAATGCAGTCCGAGGGGACCCCTGTAGCGTGATAGATGCTATAGATACGTACTGCTCCCAGAAAGAGTGGGCCATGAATGTGGGCAATGAGAAAG gtTTAATTCTAGACAAGACAGTGGAAGAGATCAATCCATCAGTTGCACTGGAGCTGGGAACATACTGCGGCTACTCAGCAGTCAGGATTGCTCGGCTACTGAAAGCAGGCGCTCGTCTTCTCACTGTGGAGTTCAACCCAGAATTTGCTGCTATAGCTAAACAGATGATTGAGTTTGCTGGAGTACAAGATAAG GTAACACTCATAGAAGGACCTTCAGAGGAAATTATCcctcagctgaagaaaaaatatgaagtggATACTCTGGATTTTGTCTTTGTGGACCACTGGAAAGATAAATACACACCAGACACCATCCTGCTTCAG gaATGCAGCTTGCTGAGAAAGGGCTCAGTTCTTCTGGCTGACAACATCATCGTCCCAGGAGCTCCAGAATTCGTTAACTATATCCGCAACAACCCCCGTTTCCAATGCACTAACTACCCATCTCATCTGGAATATATGAAAGTGCAGGATGCTATGGAAAAGGCTGTGTTTTTGGGATAG